In Oryza brachyantha chromosome 2, ObraRS2, whole genome shotgun sequence, a single window of DNA contains:
- the LOC102705501 gene encoding ent-isokaurene C2/C3-hydroxylase-like has product MEDKMLVALALGLPVLVVVLSKLISSAVKPRPNLPPGPWTLPVIGSIHHLARNPNTHRALRSLSEKHGPLMQLWLGEVPAVVASTPEAAQEILRNQDVKFSDRNVSTTVAAISFNASDIFFSPYSERWRHLRRIFTQELLTTPRVRSFQGIREDEVGRLLRQVAASADAGVPVNLTDRIGELVNDIVVRCSIGSRCKYRDEFLDAMNTVKTQLVWLTLGDLFPSSKLARMLSSAPRKGLASRKTMERIIGEIVEEHKDQMDDPAQAAGKDSFVDVLIRLQKEGGTPIPITNEVIVVLLFDMFSGGGETSSTVLVWIMAELMRSPRVMAKVQAEVRQALQGKATVTEDDIAGLKYLKMVIKETLRLHSPAPLLVPHRCREACKVMGYDVLEGSCVFVNVWAMGRDPKYWEDAEEFKPERFQNTDIDYKGNDFMFLPFGAGRRICPGINLGVANMELPLASLLYHFDWKLPNQMAPKDLDMQETPGMVAAKLTNLDIIPVTHVAPPASA; this is encoded by the exons ATGGAGGACAAGATGCTAGTGGCTCTAGCTCTGGGCCTTCCCGTGCTCGTCGTCGTGCTGTCGAAGCTGATTTCGTCTGCCGTGAAGCCACGGCCTAACCTTCCCCCGGGGCCGTGGACGCTGCCGGTGATCGGCAGCATCCACCACCTCGCGAGGAACCCGAACACGCACAGGGCGCTGCGCAGCCTGTCGGAGAAGCACGGGCCGTTGATGCAGCTGTGGCTGGGCGAGGTGCCCGCGGTGGTGGCGTCGACGCCGGAGGCCGCGCAGGAGATCCTCAGGAACCAGGACGTCAAGTTCTCCGACCGGAACGTCAGCACCACCGTCGCGGCGATCTCCTTCAACGCCAGCGACATCTTCTTCTCGCCCTACAGCGAGCGGTGGCGCCACCTCCGCAGGATCTTCACGCAGGAGCTGCTCACCACCCCGAGGGTGAGGTCGTTCCAGGGCATCCGGGAGGACGAGGTGGGGCGCCTCCTGCGGCAGGTGGCGGCGTCCGCCGACGCTGGCGTCCCCGTGAACCTGACCGACCGGATCGGCGAGCTCGTCAACGACATTGTGGTGAGGTGCTCCATCGGCAGCCGGTGCAAGTACCGGGACGAGTTCCTGGACGCGATGAACACCGTCAAGACCCAGCTGGTCTGGCTCACCCTCGGCGACCTCTTCCCGTCGTCCAAGCTCGCGCGGATGCTGAGCTCCGCCCCGCGCAAGGGTCTCGCCAGCCGCAAAACGATGGAGCGCATCATAGGTGAGATCGTTGAAGAGCACAAGGACCAAATGGACGACCCGGCTCAGGCTGCCGGGAAGGACTCCTTCGTCGACGTCCTCATAAGGCTCCAGAAGGAAGGCGGCACGCCCATCCCAATCACGAACGAAGTCATCGTCGTGCTTCTGTTT GACATGTTTTCTGGGGGTGGTGAGACATCATCAACCGTGTTGGTGTGGATCATGGCAGAGCTCATGAGGTCACCAAGAGTAATGGCAAAGGTACAAGCAGAGGTGCGTCAAGCCCTCCAAGGAAAGGCCACCGTCACTGAGGATGATATTGCTGGGCTAAAATATCTAAAGATGGTGATCAAGGAGACACTACGATTGCATAGCCCTGCACCCCTCCTAGTTCCCCATAGATGCCGTGAGGCATGCAAGGTCATGGGTTACGATGTGTTAGAAGGCTCATGCGTGTTCGTGAATGTGTGGGCAATGGGCAGAGATCCTAAGTACTGGGAGGATGCCGAGGAGTTCAAGCCTGAAAGGTTTCAAAATACTGATATAGATTACAAAGGAAATGATTTTATGTTCCTTCCATTTGGCGCTGGTCGTAGAATTTGTCCAGGCATAAACCTTGGGGTGGCCAACATGGAACTACCACTAGCTAGCCTCCTCTATCATTTCGACTGGAAGCTGCCTAATCAAATGGCACCCAAGGACCTTGATATGCAAGAGACACCTGGAATGGTTGCAGCTAAACTCACAAACCTAGATATCATTCCTGTCACCCATGTTGCTCCACCGGCCAGTGCGTAA